A part of Antennarius striatus isolate MH-2024 chromosome 21, ASM4005453v1, whole genome shotgun sequence genomic DNA contains:
- the LOC137588742 gene encoding transient receptor potential cation channel subfamily M member 4-like, whose product MRDTGGEGGGGDKIVKSEKDQSWIPKIIKKRVCTTFVEDSFSNGALCQCGGARDAHASVALGDYFSTAIVNHWDTAQHSSEYPTDAFGELQFAGASKRHSYFLRLSWDTPPSMVYTLMTAHWGLSAPNLVVSVVGGEGRTKVKTWVREVLRQGLVKASQSTGAWILTAGLREGVGRCVGEAVRDHATAASSVSLNKVVALGIAPWGLVHNRQQLINPQGSFPAKYYVQNTTRDSCCLDNNYQAFLLVDDGSVGRRGGETGFRAKLEDYISHQRTGIWGSGSIDIPVLCMLVSGEANILERMDLSLKNSMPWLVLAGSGGLADFLSDVLENLSSAPVVQSSEVDGEAGPSVDLKDRVAERFKKYFPSEAESDKLIERALSIYHNRDFITIYHGEQEGPNDFDTVLLKALVGASKHRASVDASPHNEELKLAVTWNRVDIAKSELFNGDIHWRYEDLEDSMTDALVNDKPQFVRLFTENGLNILDYLTYGRLETLYRSVPEGTLLFQLLQRRLVERLGTAAAMPTSTSVSESPSKVGAENVQSGPVAEISLFEVSGVLELLMGDVCQPFYYNALGLEQITSKRRALRRASKLLRGDCLYREKRCLFPWASLFVWAILQNRSEMATFFWEMSGETVLSALSGCKMLRELSKLEGETETKLSMKELAQRFENLAHDVFSSCYRSDESRSFTLLIRKSPVWGGTTCLQMGMGADARLFFSHDGVQSLLSQIWWGDMKRNTEVWKLILTFFCPLLCYTNLISFRKQEDQQLEEEGKPNEDGPGRDNDSLYGTTIFSFSDIKHIEADAQGSHSPRSATIKGIPQPRRPPKRPFIVSRWRQFWFAPVTSFLGNVLMYFLFLLLFAYVLLVDFKPPPPSGPAITEYVLYFWVFTIVCEEIRETFFLGTMTWRQRLRVYIQDVWNKCDITAITLFVIGLICRMFKWSYEFGRDVLCVDYMVFTLRLIHIFAIHKQLGPKIIIVGKMVKDVFFFLFFLGVWLMAYGVANQALLYSYDPRPDRIFRRVFYRPYLHIFGQIPVEEMDVGKSWDMPCTNNVTLIDEGEEPCRVTYSNWLVVILLVVYLLVTNILLINLLIAMFSHTFSQVQTNSDIYWKFQRYNLIVQYHSRPSLAPPFIILSHINLFIKRNIRKVPSVKIHHFVLQLKGKAANRLMTWETIQKEDFLTAQSKIQKNRDSERLKRMSVKVDSMLKHLTESRDFDHRLRALENEMEYCSNALSWIVDTLAQGSTFKPSRPPPTLRDAFPSSSST is encoded by the exons atgAGAGACACGGGAGGGGAAGGCGGCGGCGGGGATAAAATTGTTAAATCTGAGAAGGACCAG AGCTGGATCCCCAAAATCATAAAGAAGAGAGTGTGCACCACATTTGTAGAAGATTCCTTCAG TAATGGTGCACTGTGTCAGTGTGGGGGTGCTAGAGATGCCCATGCCTCTGTAGCCCTTGGCGACTACTTCAGCACAGCAATTGTCAATCACTGGGATACTGCTCAGCACTCCTCTGAATACCCAACGGATGCCTTTGGAGAGTTACAGTTTGCTGGAGCCAGCAAAAGACATAGTTAT TTCCTGCGACTGTCATGGGACACCCCTCCATCTATGGTCTACACCCTGATGACGGCCCACTGGGGTCTGTCTGCCCCCAACTTGGTGGTTTCTGTAGTGGGTGGAGAAGGCAGGACAAAGGTCAAAACTTGGGTGCGGGAGGTCCTCAGGCAGGGACTGGTGAAAGCTTCACAAAGCACAG GTGCATGGATCCTGACCGCAGGTTTGCGAGAAGGCGTCGGCAGGTGTGTTGGAGAAGCGGTGAGGGATCACGCCACTGCAGCCTCGTCGGTGTCCCTCAATAAAGTGGTGGCACTGGGCATCGCTCCCTGGGGCCTGGTGCACAACCGACAGCAGCTGATCAACCCTCAG GGCAGCTTTCCTGCTAAGTATTACGTCCAGAACACAACCCGGGACTCCTGCTGCCTGGATAACAACTACCAGGCTTTCCTGCTGGTGGATGATGGGAGTGTGGGACGCAGAGGTGGAGAAACAGGGTTCAGGGCTAAactggaggattacatatcccATCAGCGCACAGGCATCTGGG GTAGTGGGAGCATCGATATCCCTGTCCTCTGTATGCTggtttctggagaggcaaacaTATTGGAG AGAATGGATCTTTCTCTGAAAAACTCCATGCCCTGGCTGGTGCTAGCTGGATCAGGAGGCCTGGCTGACTTCTTGAGTGACGTCTTGGAGAATCTGTCCTCGGCTCCAGTCGTCCAGTCCAGTGAGGTGGACGGTGAGGCTGGCCCCAGTGTGGATCTGAAAGACAGAGTGGCCGAGCGGTTTAAGAAGTACTTTCCTTCTGAAGCCGAGTCAGACAAACTCATTGAACGG GCGCTTAGCATCTACCACAACCGAGACTTTATTACGATCTACCACGGCGAGCAGGAGGGTCCAAATGATTTTGATACTGTCCTGCTTAAAGCGTTGGTGGGAG CTAGTAAGCACCGTGCTTCAGTTGATGCCAGCCCTCACAATGAAGAGCTGAAGCTGGCAGTCACATGGAACAGGGTGGACATCGCCAAGAGTGAACTCTTCAATGGAGACATCCACTGGAGG TATGAAGACTTGGAGGACTCCATGACTGATGCCCTGGTCAACGACAAGCCTCAATTTGTGCGTCTTTTCACTGAGAATGGCCTCAACATCCTGGACTACCTGACTTACGGCCGTCTGGAAACCCTCTACCGCTCTGTGCCTGAGGGAACCTTGCTTTTCCAGCTACTTCAGCGCCGGTTAGTGGAGCGGCTTGGAACTGCAGCAGCAATGCCCACATCAACAAGTGTGTCAGAATCCCCTTCAAAAGTGGGAGCAGAGAATGTGCAGAGTGGTCCAGTGGCGGAAATCAGCCTTTTTGAG GTTTCAGGGGTCCTGGAGCTGTTGATGGGTGATGTCTGCCAGCCATTTTACTATAATGCTTTGGGTCTCGAACAGATTACATCCAAGAGGAGAGCTCTGAGG CGTGCCAGTAAGCTGTTGCGTGGAGACTGCTTGTATCGAGAGAAGCGCTGTCTCTTTCCTTGGGCCTCACTTTTTGTCTGGGCCATCCTCCAGAACCGCAGTGAGATGGCCACTTTCTTCTGGGAGATG TCAGGGGAGACAGTGCTGAGCGCTCTGAGCGGCTGCAAAATGCTGAGGGAACTGTCTAAGCTGGAGGGTGAGACAGAGACCAAACTGTCCATGAAAGAATTGGCTCAGAGGTTTGAGAACTTGGCACATG ATGTCTTCAGCTCTTGCTATCGGAGTGATGAGAGTCGCTCTTTTACCCTGCTGATTAGGAAATCTCCAGTTTGGGGCGGCACCACCTGCTTGCAAATGGGAATGGGCGCTGATGCACGACTATTCTTCAGCCATGATGGGGTACAG TCTCTGTTGTCTCAGATCTGGTGGGGTGACATGAAGAGAAACACGGAGGTGTGGAAGCTCATTCTGACCTTCTTCTGCCCCTTGCTCTGTTACACCAACCTCATATCTTTCAG gaaacaggaggatcagcagctggaggaggagggcaaGCCCAATGAGGATGGACCGGGCAGGGACAACGACAGCCTTTATGGCACCACCATCTTCTCTTTCTCAGACATCAAGCACAT TGAAGCCGATGCACAAGGTTCACATAGCCCCCGATCAGCAACCATCAAAG GCATACCCCAACCTCGCAGACCACCAAAGCGGCCGTTCATTGTGTCAAGATGGCGTCAGTTCTGGTTCGCACCCGTCACTTCATTTTTGGGCAACGTCCtgatgtacttcctgtttctcctaCTGTTCGCCTATGTGCTGTTGGTGGACTTTAAGCCGCCGCCACCCTCCGGTCCAGCCATCACTGAGTATGTGCTGTACTTCTGGGTTTTCACTATTGTGTGTGAGGAGATCCGAGAG ACATTCTTCTTGGGAACAATGACGTGGCGCCAGAGGCTCAGAGTATACATTCAGGATGTGTGGAACAAGTGTGACATCACTGCCATCACACTGTTCGTCATAGGACTAATCTGCAG GATGTTCAAGTGGTCATATGAATTTGGCCGGGACGTCCTTTGTGTGGACTACATGGTCTTCACTCTCCGTCTCATTCACATCTTTGCCATTCACAAACAGCTGGGACCAAAAATCATCATTGTTGGCAAGATG GTGAAGGatgtctttttcttcctcttcttcttgggGGTGTGGCTGATGGCTTATGGAGTAGCCAATCAGGCTTTGCTTTATTCGTACGACCCTCGCCCGGATCGGATCTTTCGTCGGGTTTTCTACAGGCCATACTTGCACATCTTTGGACAGATCCCTGTGGAAGAGATGGATG TGGGGAAGAGTTGGGACATGCCCTGCACAAACAATGTGACACTGATTGACGAAGGCGAGGAGCCGTGCAGAGTTACGTACAGTAACTGGCTGGTTGTGATTCTGCTGGTTGTTTATCTGCTGGTCACCAATATTCTGCTTATCAACCTGCTCATTGCCATGTTTAG CCATACATTCTCTCAGGTGCAGACTAACAGCGATATTTACTGGAAATTCCAGCGCTACAACTTGATTGTCCAGTACCACTCCCGTCCCTCCTTGGCACCTCCTTTCATCATCCTATCACACATCAATCTTTTTATCAAGAGAAATATTCGTAAAGTGCCCTCAGTCAAGATCCACCACTTTG TGCTCCAGTTAAAAGGGAAAGCAGCTAACAGGCTTATGACGTGGGAAACCATTCAGAAGGAGGACTTCCTGACTGCACAGTCCAAGATCCAGAAAAACCGAGACTCAGAGAGACTTAAGCGGATGTCTGTCAA AGTGGACAGTATGCTTAAGCATCTCACTGAAAGCAGAGACTTTGATCACAGGCTGAGGGCTCTGGAGAATGAG ATGGAGTATTGCTCAAATGCTCTGAGCTGGATTGTGGACACTTTGGCGCAAGGCAGCACATTCAAACCTTCTCGACCTCCGCCTACACTGAGAG ATGCTTTCCCTTCTTCCAGTTCTACCTGA
- the LOC137588588 gene encoding sarcoplasmic reticulum histidine-rich calcium-binding protein-like: protein MAASKCWIMGLLLLLLCPFQLPHADVVSDQETAEEEFHDKILEELVDQGNENYEHGEEEEHIATEKGEENGEELKHIHEAGEEEEQDEAAEEEKDDEEEEEEEENFVEEDEVEEKLAEEAKDAEEEELETEEEASEDEDNVGEEDAEEEEIAMEEEPTAEEMQEEEEAADEDEEEETARDEEDDDANEEGADEANEEEEEEEEEEEEEEENDDMGDKEENVEDEDEDDEEDDEEHEEEEEEEEKNDDEEEEDDEEERDDDVEDEDEDTDEEAVDEAAEEEELTEEEEVDDAEQGEEDDIAEDDSDEEEAAEEDDAEHSDETEDQDDTNEFEAVADVLQFRPGSWCSVCSICEHCSSSCENCPCEEGDESDHCDDCEGCSSCYICPILCNTICTPGGLVDELTVSLFQTVSSLL from the exons ATGGCTGCTTCAAAATGTTGGATAATGgggctcctgctgctcctcctgtgcCCATTCCAGCTCCCCCACGCTGATGTCGTAAGTGACCAGgaaacagctgaagaagaatTCCACGACAAAATTCTTGAGGAGCTTGTAGATCAGGGGAATGAAAATTATGAacatggagaggaagaggaacacaTAGCAACAGAGAAAGGTGAAGAAAATGGGGAGGAATTAAAACATATAcatgaggcaggagaagaagaagaacaggatGAGGCTGCTGAAGAAGAGaaggatgatgaggaagaggaagaggaagaggagaactttGTTGAGGAGGATGAAGTTGAAGAGAAACTTGCTGAGGAGGCCAAGGAtgccgaggaagaggagctggagacgGAAGAGGAGGCTTCTGAAGACGAAGATAATGTGGGGGAAGAagatgcagaggaagaggagatagCAATGGAAGAAGAGCCTACTGCAGAAGAGatgcaggaagaagaagaagctgctgatgaggatgaggaggaagaaactGCAAGGGAcgaagaggatgatgatgcaAATGAAGAAGGGGCAGATGAGgcaaatgaagaggaggaggaggaggaggaggaggaggaggaggaggaggagaatgatGATATGGGGGACAAAGAGGAGAAcgtggaggatgaggatgaggatgacgaGGAAGATGACGAAGagcatgaggaggaagaggaagaggaggagaaaaatgatgatgaggaggaggaggacgatgaggaggagagggatgatgatgtggaggatgaggatgaggacaCGGACGAGGAGGCCGTGGATgaggcagcagaggaagaggagctaactgaggaagaggaagttgatGATGCTGAGCAGGGAGAGGAAGATGATATTGCTGAGGATGActcagatgaagaggaagcagcagaagaagatg ATGCTGAACATAGTGACGAAACAGAGGACCAAGACGACACAAATGAATTTGAGGCTGTGGCTGACGTGTTGCAGTTCCGTCCGGGATCTTGGTGTAGCGTTTGCTCCATCTGTGAG CACTGCTCTAGTAGTTGTGAGAACTGTCCCTGTGAAGAGGGAGATGAGTCAGATCACTGCGACGATTGTGAA GGATGTTCATCCTGCTATATTTGCCCCATATTGTGCAACACAATTTGCACACCAG GTGGTCTTGTTGATGAACTAACTGTGTCCCTGTTTCA AACTGTGTCATCTCTACTGTAA